Proteins encoded in a region of the Stieleria neptunia genome:
- a CDS encoding sigma-54 interaction domain-containing protein, which translates to MREVYRITRRVAVSNASVLVLGETGVGKELIASAVHQLSHRSGRPFVRVNCGALSESLLESELFGHVRGAFTGAVSNRTGRFEAAQGGTIFLDEINSTSLTLQVKLLRVLQEKEFERVGDTATLRTDVRIIAASNRDLMGEVRAGRFREDLYWRLNVVPIEIPPLRDRRDDIPALVSHFLDYYNELNDRYVAHIGPGTMEALRDYHWPGNVRELQNYVERAVVMAETDELLVELLPDCVTSGQPIPAEDLEAAGPVDFETMTKTVVQLGLDQTGRDSTDVHRGVVDVVEKELIAQVLQACGGVQTKAATRLGMNRNTLHKKIKEYGLDG; encoded by the coding sequence ATGCGGGAGGTCTATCGCATCACCCGACGCGTGGCGGTCAGCAACGCGTCGGTCTTGGTGCTCGGTGAGACCGGGGTCGGCAAGGAATTGATCGCCAGTGCGGTTCACCAGTTGAGCCATCGCAGCGGCCGTCCCTTTGTCCGCGTCAATTGTGGCGCGCTCAGCGAAAGCCTGCTCGAAAGCGAATTGTTTGGGCACGTTCGCGGGGCCTTTACCGGAGCGGTCAGCAATCGGACCGGCCGCTTCGAAGCCGCCCAGGGCGGCACCATTTTCTTGGATGAAATCAACAGCACGTCCCTGACCCTGCAGGTCAAACTGCTTCGCGTGTTGCAGGAAAAAGAATTCGAACGCGTCGGTGACACCGCCACGCTGCGAACCGATGTGCGAATCATCGCGGCCAGCAACCGTGATCTGATGGGCGAGGTGCGGGCGGGCCGCTTTCGCGAAGACCTTTACTGGCGGCTCAACGTGGTGCCGATCGAGATCCCGCCGCTGCGTGATCGCCGTGACGATATCCCTGCGCTGGTTTCGCATTTCCTGGATTACTACAACGAGCTGAACGATCGCTACGTGGCCCACATCGGTCCCGGCACGATGGAAGCCTTGCGGGATTATCACTGGCCCGGCAACGTGCGCGAGTTGCAAAACTATGTCGAGCGTGCGGTGGTGATGGCGGAAACCGACGAGTTGCTCGTTGAACTGTTGCCCGACTGCGTGACCAGTGGTCAGCCGATCCCGGCGGAGGATCTGGAGGCGGCCGGGCCGGTCGACTTCGAAACGATGACAAAGACCGTCGTGCAACTGGGATTGGACCAAACCGGACGCGACTCGACGGATGTCCATCGCGGCGTCGTCGATGTGGTGGAGAAGGAATTGATCGCACAAGTCCTTCAGGCCTGCGGCGGTGTGCAAACCAAAGCGGCGACTCGGCTGGGCATGAATCGCAACACGCTCCATAAGAAGATCAAAGAATATGGGCTTGACGGTTAA
- a CDS encoding vWA domain-containing protein: MNVKPPRNGRANHARFKHRRGTVMAITAVVLPVLAILAAFAINAAHMQLTRTELSIATDAAARSAGRAFSEVQTVDAAVDAAVATAALNTVDGEPLRLRSGDGDGEIEFGTTVQHGGDGSRYHFIKIPTSDVRSGTVASAVRVHGKRLEGSLSGNVPLIIPGLLSTNDFETQYDSVAMQVDRDISLILDRSGSMDDIDFDWEWNENPFSTDAKDWAAEQGELNRWWSGGRWRYSYANGNDSITYQQFMYENYFNKGTAPTNAWQDLEVAVNAFLDVLEGTSQEEQVSLASYSSSATLDTLLEKDLQIVRDTVAQLNTGGNTAIGKGMQEGIEGLIHSRARPFAAKTMVVMTDGNQNQTPWAENVAQTLVNNYLLTIHTVTFGEGANQQDMQEVAAIGGGKHYHAATGEDLVRIFEEIANNLPTILTK; this comes from the coding sequence ATGAACGTCAAACCTCCTCGAAACGGACGCGCGAACCACGCTCGATTCAAACACCGTCGTGGTACGGTGATGGCGATCACCGCGGTCGTGTTGCCCGTGCTTGCGATCCTCGCCGCGTTTGCAATCAATGCCGCGCACATGCAACTGACCCGCACGGAACTGTCGATCGCGACGGACGCGGCAGCACGCTCCGCCGGTCGTGCGTTCAGCGAGGTGCAAACCGTTGACGCCGCGGTCGACGCCGCGGTTGCCACCGCCGCCCTGAACACGGTCGACGGCGAACCACTGCGACTGCGATCGGGCGATGGCGACGGCGAAATCGAATTCGGAACGACGGTGCAACATGGCGGCGACGGAAGCCGTTACCACTTCATCAAGATTCCGACCTCCGACGTTCGTAGCGGAACGGTTGCCAGTGCCGTCCGCGTCCATGGAAAACGCCTGGAAGGATCGTTGTCGGGCAACGTCCCCCTGATCATCCCCGGTCTGCTCAGCACCAACGATTTTGAAACGCAATACGACTCGGTGGCGATGCAGGTTGACCGTGACATCTCGTTGATCTTGGATCGATCGGGGTCGATGGACGACATCGATTTCGATTGGGAGTGGAATGAAAATCCCTTCTCGACCGACGCCAAGGATTGGGCAGCCGAGCAAGGCGAACTCAATCGTTGGTGGTCCGGCGGGCGTTGGCGTTACTCCTACGCCAACGGCAATGATTCGATCACCTACCAGCAGTTCATGTACGAGAACTACTTCAACAAGGGCACGGCGCCCACCAACGCGTGGCAGGATCTTGAAGTCGCCGTCAACGCGTTTCTGGACGTGCTTGAAGGAACCAGCCAAGAAGAACAGGTCTCACTGGCCAGCTATTCCAGCAGCGCGACCCTGGACACCTTGCTGGAAAAGGATCTTCAAATCGTTCGCGACACCGTCGCGCAGCTCAATACCGGCGGCAACACCGCGATCGGCAAAGGCATGCAAGAAGGGATCGAAGGCTTGATTCATAGCCGGGCAAGACCGTTCGCGGCGAAGACGATGGTCGTGATGACCGACGGCAATCAGAACCAAACGCCGTGGGCTGAAAACGTGGCCCAGACTCTGGTCAACAACTATCTGCTGACGATCCACACCGTGACCTTTGGCGAGGGTGCCAACCAGCAAGACATGCAGGAAGTCGCGGCGATCGGCGGCGGAAAGCACTATCACGCCGCGACCGGCGAGGACCTGGTGCGGATCTTTGAGGAGATCGCCAACAACTTGCCCACCATCTTGACCAAGTAG
- a CDS encoding TadE family protein — protein sequence MKPRSRCKPRSKRRRTGNRRRGAAAVEFAICANIFFVLIFTCMEFARMNMIRNLAQDAAYFAARRAMVPGATAEEATAAADEVMSMMTNTGYEVNVEELDEDAPNVVVTVTVDFDEIALFAPMFLPNATIESTARIRTERYDGFYEQ from the coding sequence ATGAAACCACGTTCCAGATGTAAGCCTCGATCGAAACGTCGACGCACCGGCAATCGTCGACGCGGTGCGGCCGCCGTGGAATTTGCGATTTGCGCCAATATCTTCTTTGTGCTGATCTTCACGTGCATGGAATTCGCTCGGATGAACATGATCCGGAACCTTGCACAAGACGCCGCCTACTTCGCCGCACGCCGCGCGATGGTGCCCGGGGCGACAGCCGAAGAGGCGACGGCGGCGGCGGACGAAGTGATGTCGATGATGACCAACACAGGGTACGAGGTCAACGTCGAGGAACTCGATGAGGATGCACCCAACGTGGTGGTCACCGTCACCGTCGACTTCGACGAAATCGCTCTTTTTGCACCGATGTTTTTGCCCAACGCGACGATCGAATCGACCGCCCGGATTCGGACCGAACGTTACGACGGATTCTACGAACAGTAA
- a CDS encoding TadE family protein: MFLSKRRSTNSRRPCRRFRRRGAATVEFAICLPALIALTIGTIDLCSMLFLKESITLAAYEGARRGVARGRTNADVIARVQQFLDERNIQYSGNPCTFSSPDFAGADTLENVTTTVTVPCDGNLLIPSALFSGMNLSADVTLRKEYKNLPNN; this comes from the coding sequence ATGTTTCTTTCCAAGCGTCGCAGCACGAATTCGCGTCGTCCATGCCGCCGATTTCGGCGTCGGGGGGCCGCCACGGTCGAATTCGCCATCTGCTTGCCAGCGCTGATCGCGCTGACGATCGGAACCATCGATCTCTGTTCGATGTTGTTCCTGAAGGAGTCCATCACGTTGGCGGCTTACGAGGGGGCTCGCCGCGGCGTCGCGCGGGGCCGCACCAACGCCGATGTGATCGCCAGGGTGCAGCAGTTTTTGGACGAGCGGAACATTCAGTACAGCGGCAATCCCTGCACGTTCAGTTCGCCGGATTTTGCCGGCGCGGACACGCTGGAAAATGTCACCACCACGGTCACCGTCCCCTGTGATGGGAACCTGCTGATCCCCTCGGCGCTGTTCTCGGGGATGAATCTTTCCGCCGATGTGACGTTGCGAAAAGAGTACAAGAATCTGCCCAACAACTGA
- a CDS encoding mannose-1-phosphate guanylyltransferase → MLYAVIMAGGSGTRFWPASRTLRPKQLLALSGQRTMIQSTSDRLAGLVPPERQLIVTNKVLVDPIAEQLPSHPAENLIGEPAKRDTAPCIGLAAALIAHQDPDAIMAVMPSDHVIGTDEQFCSAISAAEQLVIEDPERIVTFGIKPTYPAESFGYIQRGPAIESGESASGIKAYQVDQFREKPNRETATQYLQSGDFYWNSGIFLWRASVILDAIKANQPTMYSHIQNIADAIGSPDYDAVLEKEFCAIEGTSIDYAVMESYSNVAVIEAPFQWDDVGSWQSLGRLHEADADGNTVVGDHLGIDTTGSILFGESGHTIVTIGVEDLIVVQTKDATLVAPKSAEERVREAVKRLKESGRTDCL, encoded by the coding sequence ATGCTGTACGCGGTGATCATGGCAGGCGGAAGTGGGACGCGGTTCTGGCCTGCGAGTCGGACGTTGCGGCCGAAACAGTTGCTGGCCCTTTCCGGGCAACGGACGATGATCCAGTCGACCAGTGATCGGCTGGCCGGGCTGGTGCCTCCGGAGCGTCAGTTGATCGTGACCAACAAGGTCTTGGTCGATCCGATCGCGGAACAATTGCCGTCGCATCCGGCGGAAAACTTGATCGGCGAACCGGCCAAACGCGACACCGCTCCGTGTATCGGATTGGCCGCCGCGTTGATTGCTCACCAGGATCCCGACGCGATCATGGCGGTGATGCCGTCGGACCACGTGATCGGGACGGACGAGCAATTCTGCAGTGCGATCTCGGCGGCCGAACAGTTGGTGATCGAGGATCCCGAGCGGATCGTCACCTTCGGAATCAAGCCGACCTATCCGGCCGAATCATTCGGCTACATCCAGCGGGGACCGGCGATCGAATCGGGCGAGTCTGCGTCCGGGATCAAGGCGTATCAGGTCGACCAGTTTCGTGAAAAGCCGAACCGAGAAACCGCGACGCAGTATCTGCAGTCGGGCGACTTCTATTGGAACAGCGGGATCTTTTTGTGGCGGGCGTCGGTGATTCTCGACGCGATCAAAGCCAACCAGCCGACGATGTATTCGCACATCCAGAACATCGCCGACGCGATCGGTTCGCCCGATTACGACGCCGTGCTGGAGAAAGAGTTCTGCGCGATCGAAGGGACGTCGATCGATTACGCGGTGATGGAATCGTATTCCAACGTCGCCGTCATCGAGGCTCCGTTTCAATGGGACGACGTCGGCAGTTGGCAATCGTTGGGACGCTTGCACGAAGCCGATGCCGACGGCAACACGGTCGTCGGCGACCATCTGGGGATCGACACGACCGGTTCAATCCTCTTCGGCGAATCCGGCCACACGATCGTCACGATCGGGGTCGAAGACTTGATCGTCGTGCAGACCAAAGATGCCACGTTGGTCGCGCCCAAATCGGCCGAAGAGCGAGTTCGTGAGGCCGTCAAGCGATTGAAGGAGTCCGGCCGCACCGATTGTTTATAG
- a CDS encoding Dabb family protein: MFRSELAIGCCLLIAACGCGAPDDSDAAATAEPIAAATTASDTATAEPETGEAADHSADKTVHPENPDNVNSGMLRHAVFFSFKESSSEEDIQGVVDAFAELPSKIDSIIDFQYGVNNSPEGLDDGLTHCFLLTFADDAGRQAYLPHPAHKAFGDVLRPHMKDVFVLDYWGDPKQDQPDKALQHAVFFKFQDSASREEVKKVEQAFAALPTKIDTIRAFEWSTNNSPETHDDGFTHCFLVTFDSEEGREAYLPHPDHLAFVEVLKPVLDKVRVLDFWATKP; the protein is encoded by the coding sequence ATGTTTCGTTCTGAACTCGCCATCGGCTGTTGTTTGCTGATCGCCGCCTGTGGCTGCGGCGCCCCCGACGATTCCGACGCGGCGGCGACGGCCGAGCCGATCGCCGCTGCCACCACTGCCTCCGATACCGCCACTGCGGAGCCGGAGACCGGCGAAGCGGCCGACCATTCGGCCGACAAAACCGTCCACCCCGAAAACCCCGACAACGTCAACAGCGGCATGTTACGACACGCAGTTTTCTTTTCTTTCAAAGAGTCTTCGAGCGAAGAGGACATTCAGGGCGTGGTCGATGCGTTCGCGGAGCTGCCGTCCAAGATCGATTCGATCATCGATTTTCAGTACGGGGTCAACAACAGCCCCGAAGGATTGGATGACGGGTTGACGCATTGCTTTTTGCTGACGTTCGCCGACGACGCGGGGCGTCAAGCCTACCTGCCCCATCCGGCGCACAAGGCGTTCGGCGATGTGTTGCGGCCGCACATGAAGGACGTGTTTGTGCTGGACTACTGGGGCGATCCGAAACAGGACCAGCCGGACAAAGCGCTGCAGCATGCGGTGTTCTTCAAGTTCCAGGATTCGGCCTCGCGTGAAGAAGTGAAGAAAGTTGAACAAGCATTTGCCGCGCTGCCGACAAAAATCGACACGATTCGCGCGTTCGAATGGTCGACCAACAACAGCCCCGAAACGCACGACGACGGATTCACCCACTGTTTCCTGGTCACATTCGACAGTGAAGAGGGACGTGAAGCGTATCTGCCGCATCCCGATCACCTGGCGTTTGTGGAGGTGCTCAAGCCGGTGTTGGACAAAGTACGGGTGCTGGATTTTTGGGCGACCAAACCCTGA
- a CDS encoding TerC family protein, with protein sequence MLEFDFCSTVSSIFSTPFSLGMFTEPLMLLAETAPPEVVAGDLAEPSEESLFSVGGILTLGMLIVLQAVLGFDNLLYISIESKRVEESKQSMVRKWGIGLAIVFRIILLYVVVKVIALLQEPFLNLISHPLEVHLSGHSLIVIGGGAFILWTAIKEIYHLLAVSDLGEEGDKGEKGNSVTKAISLIVTMNLVFSFDSILSAMALTKSLEIMATAVILSGVLMIWLADHVAEFLKKNRMYEVLGLFILFIVGVMLVSEGGHLAKIQLFGYHVEAMQKSTFYFVLAVLIIVDVVQGRYQKKLLARQAKLRLAEQPSA encoded by the coding sequence ATGCTCGAATTCGATTTTTGCTCAACCGTCAGTTCGATTTTCAGCACCCCATTTTCGTTGGGGATGTTTACCGAGCCCCTGATGTTGTTGGCCGAGACCGCACCGCCGGAAGTGGTCGCGGGAGATTTGGCGGAACCGTCCGAAGAGAGCTTGTTTTCCGTCGGCGGTATTTTGACGTTGGGAATGCTGATCGTGCTGCAAGCGGTGCTCGGCTTTGACAACCTGCTGTATATCTCCATCGAGAGCAAGCGGGTGGAAGAATCGAAGCAGTCGATGGTGCGCAAGTGGGGGATCGGGCTGGCGATCGTGTTCCGGATCATCTTGTTGTATGTCGTTGTCAAAGTCATCGCATTGCTGCAAGAGCCCTTCCTGAATCTGATTTCGCATCCGCTGGAAGTGCATCTTTCCGGGCACAGTTTGATCGTGATCGGCGGCGGCGCGTTCATCCTCTGGACGGCGATCAAAGAGATCTATCACTTGCTGGCGGTCTCGGACCTGGGGGAAGAAGGCGACAAGGGGGAAAAGGGGAACTCGGTCACCAAGGCGATCTCGTTGATCGTGACGATGAATCTGGTGTTTTCCTTCGACTCCATTTTGAGCGCAATGGCGCTGACCAAATCTCTAGAAATCATGGCGACCGCCGTCATCTTGAGCGGCGTGCTGATGATCTGGCTGGCCGATCACGTGGCCGAATTTTTGAAGAAGAATCGGATGTACGAGGTGCTGGGGCTGTTCATCCTGTTCATCGTCGGTGTGATGCTGGTCAGCGAAGGCGGTCACTTGGCCAAGATCCAGCTGTTCGGGTATCACGTCGAAGCGATGCAGAAATCGACGTTCTACTTTGTGCTGGCCGTGCTGATCATTGTCGATGTCGTCCAGGGTCGCTATCAGAAAAAACTGTTGGCGCGGCAGGCGAAACTGCGATTGGCCGAGCAACCGTCTGCCTGA
- a CDS encoding NIPSNAP family protein yields MTKQLYEVRTYLLGDNGDAAAVDRYLQHALLPALGRLNIGPVGVFSPASNDTNDRDSIIVVIPAKSAEELAGLSTRLQNDEQYLADAKPYLERGPQDAPFARISSELLVAMDCMPTLNVPAGTLDNNDRVYELRLYESANERLGDLKVDMFNNGEVPIFLDCGIAPIFIGQAVIGPQTPNLTYLTVYPNDAARLKAWDAFRAHADWQVLKNVAKYKGTVSKIDKHILTAKPYSQM; encoded by the coding sequence ATGACGAAGCAGCTTTATGAAGTCCGCACCTACCTGCTGGGCGACAACGGCGACGCCGCCGCGGTCGACCGGTACTTGCAACACGCCTTGCTGCCGGCACTGGGGCGATTGAACATCGGACCGGTGGGCGTGTTTTCGCCGGCGTCCAACGACACCAATGACCGTGACAGCATCATCGTCGTGATTCCCGCCAAGAGCGCCGAAGAACTCGCCGGACTTTCGACGCGGCTGCAAAACGACGAACAATACCTCGCCGACGCCAAACCCTACCTGGAACGCGGCCCCCAAGACGCTCCGTTTGCCAGAATCTCCAGCGAACTGCTGGTGGCGATGGACTGCATGCCGACGCTGAATGTCCCCGCCGGCACCTTGGACAACAACGATCGCGTCTACGAGCTGCGGCTGTACGAAAGTGCCAATGAGCGACTGGGCGATTTGAAAGTCGACATGTTCAACAACGGGGAAGTCCCGATCTTTCTCGATTGCGGCATCGCCCCGATCTTCATCGGCCAAGCCGTCATCGGCCCGCAAACGCCAAACCTGACCTACCTGACGGTCTACCCCAACGACGCGGCGCGACTGAAAGCCTGGGACGCGTTTCGCGCCCACGCCGATTGGCAGGTCCTGAAAAACGTCGCCAAGTACAAGGGCACGGTCAGCAAGATCGACAAGCACATCCTGACGGCCAAGCCGTATTCGCAGATGTAG
- a CDS encoding acyl-CoA desaturase, which produces MANVVETPQKSHRKSSENTTKLEFPELEQVAGKQGSLEANPAEPWNDPNTLEVKQSKPEGQVETANDRKRFANISWWAIGWLGLAHAVVLGFAWYTFTWTGLAVMLGLHWLTGSIGICLGYHRLLTHSGMKTKTWFKYVLAGVGSLAGEGTPLDWVADHRKHHKHSDQDGDPHSPHDGSWWSHMFWLAYHTHNGDRKAYLQKWAPDLYKLRGMRIMDYLFLPIHIASGAILFGVGYYFGGASFGASLLVWGLFVRLVGVLHATWMVNSASHMWGYKNYETTDDSRNNWLVAIIAYGEGWHNNHHAHPRMAKHGHKWWEFDITWQAIRLFRTLGLVWDVVDYRNAKEKKAKEKNAAA; this is translated from the coding sequence ATGGCGAACGTAGTAGAGACACCGCAGAAATCGCACCGGAAGTCATCCGAGAATACAACCAAGCTAGAGTTTCCCGAGCTGGAACAAGTCGCCGGGAAGCAAGGATCACTCGAAGCCAATCCGGCTGAACCTTGGAATGATCCCAACACGCTGGAGGTCAAGCAGTCCAAGCCTGAGGGTCAGGTGGAGACGGCGAACGATCGCAAGCGTTTCGCCAACATCTCCTGGTGGGCGATCGGCTGGTTGGGGCTGGCCCATGCGGTCGTGCTCGGCTTTGCCTGGTACACGTTCACCTGGACCGGACTGGCGGTCATGTTGGGATTGCACTGGCTGACCGGCAGCATCGGGATCTGCTTGGGCTATCACCGATTGTTGACCCACTCGGGCATGAAAACGAAAACCTGGTTCAAATACGTGTTGGCCGGGGTCGGATCGCTCGCCGGCGAAGGCACGCCGCTTGATTGGGTGGCCGATCACCGCAAGCACCACAAACACAGCGACCAGGATGGGGATCCCCATTCGCCGCACGACGGCAGTTGGTGGAGTCATATGTTCTGGCTCGCCTACCACACTCACAACGGCGATCGCAAAGCGTATCTGCAGAAATGGGCGCCGGATCTTTACAAGCTTCGTGGCATGCGAATCATGGACTATCTGTTCCTGCCGATTCACATCGCAAGCGGGGCGATCTTGTTCGGCGTCGGCTACTACTTCGGCGGTGCCTCCTTCGGCGCCTCGTTGTTGGTCTGGGGTCTGTTCGTCCGCCTGGTTGGCGTGTTGCACGCGACCTGGATGGTCAACAGTGCGTCGCACATGTGGGGCTACAAGAACTACGAAACGACCGACGACAGCCGAAACAACTGGCTGGTCGCGATCATCGCCTACGGCGAGGGCTGGCACAACAATCACCATGCTCACCCGCGGATGGCCAAGCACGGTCACAAGTGGTGGGAATTTGATATCACCTGGCAAGCCATTCGTCTGTTCCGAACGCTCGGTCTGGTTTGGGACGTGGTCGACTATCGCAATGCGAAAGAAAAGAAAGCCAAAGAGAAAAACGCGGCGGCCTGA
- a CDS encoding 6-phosphofructokinase, with amino-acid sequence MSVEITENGEVHLYGRERLGKRPRIGILTSGGDCPGLNAVIRATTKTAFWLGYDVVGFRDGFEGLVDPIRYQVLSPRNTAGILVQGGTILGSTNKGRFAARVGESGRAELDPQLIGRVAETVERLKLEGLIVVGGDGSLSTALQFHEAGIPVVGVPKTIDNDLKATAFTFGFNSAVLCCTDALDRLHTTAASHERVMVLEVMGRHTGWIALHGGIAGGADVILIPEIEWTYDNIIAKIAERRALDKYFTLIVVAEGAHLPSGGLVVEEQAGVQNKQVRLGGIGQVIAERLEGMIEQDVRFVVLGHLQRGGGPTTFDRVLASEYGAHAVRLITEGKFGQMVCSDPPDIRDVSIAEAVDQIRTVDPSGSAVQSARAMGICFGDTPGYQNPFITPPPH; translated from the coding sequence ATGTCCGTTGAAATCACTGAAAATGGCGAAGTCCACCTCTACGGTCGCGAGCGACTGGGGAAGCGACCGCGGATCGGAATCCTGACCTCCGGTGGCGATTGCCCGGGGCTGAACGCGGTGATCCGGGCGACAACCAAAACCGCATTTTGGCTCGGTTATGACGTGGTCGGGTTTCGGGACGGATTCGAGGGGCTCGTCGATCCGATTCGCTACCAGGTGCTCAGCCCGCGGAACACCGCAGGCATTCTGGTGCAGGGGGGCACGATCCTGGGGTCGACCAACAAGGGCCGGTTTGCGGCGCGGGTGGGGGAAAGCGGCCGCGCGGAGCTGGATCCGCAATTGATCGGTCGCGTTGCCGAGACGGTCGAACGCCTGAAACTCGAGGGGCTGATTGTGGTCGGCGGAGACGGGTCGCTGTCGACGGCACTGCAATTTCACGAAGCGGGAATCCCGGTGGTCGGGGTCCCCAAAACCATCGACAACGACCTCAAAGCGACCGCCTTCACGTTCGGGTTTAATAGCGCCGTGCTGTGCTGCACCGACGCGCTGGACCGGTTGCACACGACCGCGGCGAGCCACGAGCGGGTGATGGTGTTGGAGGTGATGGGGCGGCACACCGGATGGATCGCCCTGCACGGGGGGATCGCCGGCGGTGCAGACGTGATCTTGATTCCCGAGATCGAGTGGACCTATGACAACATCATTGCGAAAATCGCCGAACGCCGGGCGCTGGACAAGTACTTCACGCTGATCGTCGTCGCCGAGGGGGCCCATTTGCCTTCCGGCGGGCTGGTCGTCGAAGAACAGGCCGGGGTGCAAAACAAACAGGTCCGTCTCGGCGGTATCGGCCAGGTCATCGCCGAGCGTCTGGAGGGGATGATCGAACAGGATGTCCGATTCGTCGTGTTGGGACATCTGCAGCGTGGCGGCGGCCCGACAACCTTTGACCGCGTCTTGGCCAGCGAATACGGCGCCCATGCGGTCCGACTGATCACCGAAGGCAAATTCGGGCAGATGGTGTGCAGCGATCCGCCGGACATTCGCGATGTCTCCATTGCCGAGGCGGTCGACCAGATTCGCACCGTCGATCCGTCCGGCTCGGCCGTTCAGAGCGCCCGGGCGATGGGCATCTGCTTCGGCGACACGCCGGGCTACCAAAACCCGTTCATCACACCGCCGCCGCACTAG
- a CDS encoding TIGR03546 family protein, whose translation MVIFSLKLFNNVRKAIAGRRFPHQLAGGVALGVLLGIIPHGNLMALIVLAMLLCFKVNHALMGVVAIVVSFVATRLDPYSHQVGEYLLTHPSGSRWAAQAWSLPVVPWTDLNNTVVLGSFVIGSLSVLPIFAICLPLFRLAAPSTNSESDVESDGQTEAAESGTPLASPAADWLPADDRRDGEHELRSPHGSSVEASESGSTTDAVSVLIDQQDAVPPPRFALRKRDLAEPSATDPTTIPIDNVLANEPVFIPIDASEDNDDNTTADLAATKAETDLSDELPTNEQMVSVETRIDVIRMKDFCDDEATPGATGRDIANRETEQPMDEALNYLLRQLRHSQERKAAG comes from the coding sequence ATGGTCATATTTTCGCTCAAGCTGTTCAACAACGTCCGAAAAGCGATTGCGGGACGACGTTTCCCGCACCAATTGGCCGGCGGTGTTGCGTTGGGCGTGCTGCTGGGAATCATCCCACACGGCAATTTGATGGCCCTGATCGTGTTGGCCATGCTGTTGTGTTTCAAGGTCAACCACGCGTTGATGGGAGTCGTGGCGATCGTGGTTTCCTTCGTGGCGACCCGGCTGGACCCGTACTCACACCAAGTCGGCGAATACCTGCTGACGCACCCCTCGGGCAGCCGGTGGGCGGCCCAGGCGTGGTCCTTGCCCGTGGTCCCGTGGACGGACCTGAACAACACCGTGGTGCTCGGCAGCTTTGTGATCGGATCGCTGTCGGTGCTTCCGATCTTCGCGATTTGCTTGCCGCTGTTTCGATTGGCCGCCCCCAGCACAAACAGCGAGAGCGACGTTGAGAGCGACGGGCAAACCGAAGCCGCCGAATCCGGAACCCCCCTCGCGTCGCCCGCTGCCGATTGGTTGCCAGCTGACGACCGACGCGACGGCGAACACGAACTGCGGTCACCCCACGGATCCTCAGTCGAGGCCTCCGAGAGCGGCAGCACAACGGATGCGGTTTCCGTGCTGATCGATCAACAGGATGCGGTGCCACCGCCCCGCTTCGCGCTTCGCAAACGCGACCTCGCCGAACCGAGCGCGACCGACCCGACGACGATTCCGATTGACAACGTGCTCGCCAACGAGCCGGTCTTCATTCCGATCGACGCGTCGGAGGACAACGACGACAACACGACGGCCGATCTCGCCGCGACGAAAGCCGAAACCGACTTGTCCGACGAGCTCCCCACCAACGAACAAATGGTTTCCGTCGAGACTCGGATCGACGTGATTCGGATGAAGGATTTTTGCGACGACGAAGCCACCCCCGGTGCGACTGGCCGGGACATCGCAAACCGTGAAACCGAGCAACCGATGGACGAAGCACTCAACTACCTGCTTCGTCAATTGCGTCACTCCCAGGAAAGGAAAGCAGCAGGATGA